DNA from Arthrobacter sp. FW305-BF8:
CATCAACTTCAGCGTCTTCGACGTCTTCGTGATGATCGGCTTCGGCCTGCTGGGCTTGGCCCTTCGGCACCTGGAGATTCCGCTGGCCCCCATGGTCCTCACCCTGGTCCTGGGCCCGCTGATGGAGCGGTCGCTGCGCGAATCACTGGAAATCTCCCAGGGTGACTTCAGCATCTTCCTCAACCGCCCCATCTCGGCCGTGCTCATCGGAGTCGGTGTCCTGATCATCTGCAGCCCGCTGCTGAAGCTCCGTAAGCCCAAAGCCCTGATGGACGACCCCGAAACCTAGACCCAGCCCGCACTCCCCCTCAACCAACAAAGCAACCTCTTCGAAGGAGAAGACACATGTCCCGCAAGAAAGTAACCGCAGCCATCGCTGCAGCCGCCCTGCTCGCCCTCACCGGATGCGGTGCCAACGCCGGGGCACCCTCCGCAGCCGGCGACGACTTCCCCAAGAAGGGCAAGTCCATTGACCTCGTCGTCGCCTTCTCCTCGGGCGGGGCCGTGGACACCGCAGCCCGCCTGGTCCAGCCCGTCCTGGAGAAGGAACTCGGCACCAACGTCGAGGTCATCAACAAGCCCGGCGCCGGCGGCCAGATCGGCTACACCCAGCTGACCAGCGCCAAGCCCGACGGCTACACCATCGGCGCCACCGGGTCCCCGTCCGTCGTCGTGTCCCCGCTGGACCCGGCCCGCGGTGCAAAGTACACGCGCAGCAGCTTCCAGCCGCTGGGCCGCCAGGTCATTGACCCGGCCGTCATCGCCGTCCAGCCGGACAGCCCGTACAAGACGCTGAAGGAACTGCTGGACGCGGCCAAGGCCAAGCCCAAGTCCATGACCGCCAGCACCACCGGGCTGCAGACCGGCGAGCACTTCGCGCTTGCGCAGATCCAGGAGACCACCGGCGCCGAGTTCGCACCGGTCCACTTCTCCGAAGGAGCCTCGCAGGCCACCACGGCATTCCTCGGCAAGCACGTCGACATCCTCGTGGCCAACGTCAGCGACGTTACCGACCTGACCAAGCAGAACAAGGCCCGTGTCCTGGGCATCATGACCGCCGAGCGGTCCCCGTCGCTCCCGGACGTTCCCACGTTCAAGGAAAGCGGATACGAGGTTGAAGCCGGCACCGCCCGCGGTTACTCCGCCCCCGCAGGCCTGCCGGACGCCGTCGCCAAGAAGCTCGAGGCCGCGCTGCAGAAGGCCATCGAGGATCCGGAGGTCGTCAAGAAGATGAACGACCTCGGCCTGCAGACCAGCTACCTCTCCGGCAAGGACTACGAGACGTTCTGGGCCGGTCAGGAGTCGGACTTCAAGAAGGTCCTGCCCATGGTTCAAAAGAAGGACTAGTGCAGAAAAAGGACTAGTGCAGAAGAAGGACTAGCCCACGCGCACACCGCCCGTTCCAGCCCACCAACACCACCAGGGAAGACACAGCCATGACCACCCCCGCCCTTCAGGACACCTCCTTCACCCGCCCGGACCAGGAACTGGTCGACCGGCTGGCCAAGCTGCCCGCCGCCAACATCGGTGACGCCATGGACCGGCTGGGAGTTGCCGACTCCGCGATCCAGGCGATCTGGCCCGGGGCGAAAATCGCCGGTCCCGCCTTCACCGTCTGGACCCGCCCGGGGGACAACCAGGGCATCCACCAGGCCCTGGGGCTGGCCAAGCCGGGGGACGTCATCGTGGTCTCCGGCGGCGGCGACGAGTCCCGCGCCCTCCTGGGCGAACTGATCGGCGAGCGCGCCATCAACCTCGGCATCGCAGGCTTCGCCCTTGACGGCGCGGCACGCGATGCCGAGGCCCTCGGCGAGATCGGCATGCCGGTCTTCGCCCGGGCGGTCACCCCCGCAGGCCCGTACAAGAACGGGCCGCACCGCATCGGGGGCCCCGTCGCCTTCGGCGGCGTTCCCGTCCTGCCCGGCGACATCATCATCGGTGACTCCGACGGCGTCGTGGTCATCCCCCTGGAGCAGGCCGAGGCAGTGGCGGAAGCCGCCGAAGCCGTCTTCGCGGACGAAACCAACCGCCGGGCGTCGATCGTCGCCGCCCGCGGTAAGTAATGTACGCCAGTAAGTAAGGAAACACATCCCATGACTAAGT
Protein-coding regions in this window:
- a CDS encoding RraA family protein; protein product: MTTPALQDTSFTRPDQELVDRLAKLPAANIGDAMDRLGVADSAIQAIWPGAKIAGPAFTVWTRPGDNQGIHQALGLAKPGDVIVVSGGGDESRALLGELIGERAINLGIAGFALDGAARDAEALGEIGMPVFARAVTPAGPYKNGPHRIGGPVAFGGVPVLPGDIIIGDSDGVVVIPLEQAEAVAEAAEAVFADETNRRASIVAARGK
- a CDS encoding tripartite tricarboxylate transporter substrate binding protein, translated to MSRKKVTAAIAAAALLALTGCGANAGAPSAAGDDFPKKGKSIDLVVAFSSGGAVDTAARLVQPVLEKELGTNVEVINKPGAGGQIGYTQLTSAKPDGYTIGATGSPSVVVSPLDPARGAKYTRSSFQPLGRQVIDPAVIAVQPDSPYKTLKELLDAAKAKPKSMTASTTGLQTGEHFALAQIQETTGAEFAPVHFSEGASQATTAFLGKHVDILVANVSDVTDLTKQNKARVLGIMTAERSPSLPDVPTFKESGYEVEAGTARGYSAPAGLPDAVAKKLEAALQKAIEDPEVVKKMNDLGLQTSYLSGKDYETFWAGQESDFKKVLPMVQKKD